The [Bacillus] selenitireducens MLS10 genome includes a region encoding these proteins:
- a CDS encoding MFS transporter, giving the protein MTKVLYFMIMVAFLDTFVQLPIITPYAVSLGASNVLTGAIIAVYSLANMVGNIFTGHWIDRFGRKKMLLISMFLVAFILLFYPLAQNGAQLFLIRLLHGLAGGALIPAAFAYVGDRTRREGRGRAMAYTGGSIGFAAIIGPAFGGGVAAAGEIEWVFILISIIFVLTAVLVITNVEESFTPVERAKVKISDFSQLLKEPLIIQASLTAFALMISNGTLAFALPLKIDSIGLDSASTGMLLSIYGLTALLVFLTPVNRLFDSINPVHLILSGLILIGSSMMMLTLFDAFALIILAMIVYGSGFAFVFPSMNKVVSDASSKVDRGKAYGIFYAAFSLGVVSGSFIAGAVAEWFGLPFFFAASMIWILSGVLYAIYVRHLKSNRSKNERILR; this is encoded by the coding sequence ATGACGAAAGTGCTGTATTTCATGATTATGGTTGCTTTTTTAGATACTTTTGTTCAATTGCCGATTATTACACCATACGCCGTCTCACTTGGTGCATCCAATGTCTTAACCGGTGCAATTATAGCCGTTTATTCACTTGCGAATATGGTTGGGAATATATTTACCGGTCACTGGATAGACCGGTTTGGCAGGAAAAAGATGCTCTTAATCAGCATGTTTCTTGTCGCGTTCATTCTGCTGTTTTACCCGCTTGCCCAAAACGGTGCACAGCTTTTTCTGATTCGATTGTTGCATGGCTTGGCTGGAGGTGCGCTTATTCCGGCAGCTTTTGCTTATGTAGGAGACAGAACAAGACGAGAAGGTCGAGGTCGTGCCATGGCGTACACCGGTGGAAGTATTGGCTTTGCAGCGATTATCGGTCCCGCCTTTGGCGGAGGTGTCGCTGCTGCAGGTGAGATTGAATGGGTTTTTATCCTGATTTCCATTATCTTTGTCCTTACCGCCGTGCTTGTGATCACAAATGTTGAAGAGTCATTCACACCTGTGGAGAGGGCCAAAGTTAAAATCAGTGACTTCAGTCAACTGTTGAAAGAACCCCTTATTATCCAAGCTTCTCTGACCGCATTCGCCCTGATGATCAGTAACGGTACACTGGCATTTGCCCTGCCGCTGAAAATTGACAGTATCGGATTGGACTCCGCTTCGACGGGGATGCTGTTAAGCATTTACGGTCTGACCGCACTATTGGTCTTCCTGACACCAGTCAACCGGTTATTCGACAGTATCAATCCTGTTCACCTGATATTAAGCGGCCTTATACTGATCGGCAGTTCAATGATGATGCTGACTCTGTTCGACGCCTTTGCGTTGATTATCCTGGCCATGATTGTGTACGGCTCAGGATTCGCCTTTGTGTTCCCATCTATGAACAAGGTTGTCTCTGACGCATCGAGCAAAGTGGATCGCGGTAAAGCATACGGCATTTTCTATGCAGCATTCTCTCTCGGTGTTGTTTCCGGTTCCTTTATCGCCGGAGCCGTCGCAGAGTGGTTCGGACTACCTTTCTTCTTTGCTGCGTCAATGATTTGGATTCTCTCCGGGGTGCTTTACGCCATTTATGTCCGCCATCTCAAATCAAATCGATCCAAAAACGAAAGGATTCTGCGGTGA
- a CDS encoding HD domain-containing protein — protein MNVKMEALEKWVKDFFEHDASGHDWAHTDRVRNHAVAIAKKEGADDDLVEKAALLHDIPDSKFHATEEAGMRYLKEGMSDLGFSPDEITAIQGLIRTVSFKGGQNDAPDTLEGKIVQDADRIDAIGAIGIARCFMFAGNKGDVMHDPELSPRTSLTEASYRKERNTAVNHFYEKLLKLKDLMHTDTSKRIAEERHAFMERYLDQFFDEWNSLK, from the coding sequence ATGAATGTGAAGATGGAAGCGCTTGAAAAATGGGTAAAGGACTTTTTTGAACATGACGCGAGTGGGCATGACTGGGCCCACACTGACCGGGTGCGCAATCATGCGGTTGCTATAGCGAAGAAAGAAGGAGCGGATGATGATCTCGTGGAAAAGGCAGCTCTCTTGCATGATATTCCGGACAGTAAATTTCATGCAACGGAAGAAGCGGGCATGCGGTATCTTAAGGAGGGAATGTCTGATTTGGGCTTTTCTCCTGATGAGATTACAGCGATTCAGGGGCTGATCAGGACCGTTTCGTTTAAAGGCGGTCAAAATGACGCGCCCGATACTTTGGAGGGTAAAATTGTTCAGGATGCTGATCGGATCGATGCAATTGGAGCCATCGGGATTGCGCGTTGTTTTATGTTCGCCGGCAACAAAGGGGATGTTATGCATGATCCTGAGCTCTCTCCCAGAACATCGCTGACGGAAGCCTCCTACAGAAAAGAGAGAAACACCGCAGTTAATCATTTCTATGAGAAACTGTTGAAGCTGAAAGACCTGATGCACACTGATACGTCAAAACGGATTGCTGAAGAGCGGCATGCCTTTATGGAACGCTATCTCGATCAGTTCTTCGATGAATGGAACAGCTTGAAATAA
- a CDS encoding alpha/beta hydrolase: MPESTTAWLQDLINEMPSLDRIDPHVDDPALDGYLNYYHFDLTRLQHYRAGLISRNSQDLFVQCFYAKQHKGTVFLVHGYLDHSGGLSRTINVLLGSGYTVLTVDLPGHGLSQGEEGSIHSFQEYNTAVRDAYHAMVPYMPAGERIGMGHSTGGAILFQAAGRKDPGFDRLVLAAPLYLPYQWKKTKGVIKLASRLIPRSKRTFKRNSDDERYHLFITHDPLQVHYLRAEWFFAMATWQEEIRYSSIVRIPVYLVQGQKDTTVDSDRNIEFYKQKCRNLQVCIVPEARHQILNERKILRKEVHRRILSFLDRFDLRWRT; the protein is encoded by the coding sequence ATGCCAGAGTCAACAACCGCGTGGTTACAAGATTTAATCAATGAGATGCCAAGCCTCGACCGGATTGATCCCCATGTGGACGATCCGGCATTAGACGGATACTTAAACTACTATCATTTTGACCTTACCAGATTGCAGCACTATCGTGCAGGACTGATTTCAAGAAATTCCCAGGATTTATTCGTACAGTGTTTTTATGCAAAGCAGCATAAAGGCACGGTCTTTCTTGTTCACGGTTATCTTGACCATTCCGGCGGCTTGTCAAGGACCATCAATGTCCTTCTCGGCAGCGGTTATACCGTACTGACCGTCGACCTGCCCGGACATGGTTTGAGCCAGGGAGAGGAAGGGTCCATTCATTCATTTCAGGAATACAATACAGCCGTTCGGGACGCTTATCATGCGATGGTGCCGTATATGCCTGCAGGAGAGCGGATTGGCATGGGACACAGCACAGGCGGTGCCATACTGTTTCAGGCCGCGGGGCGAAAGGATCCTGGTTTCGATCGCCTTGTTCTTGCGGCGCCGTTATATTTACCTTATCAGTGGAAGAAGACGAAAGGCGTGATCAAGCTTGCCAGCAGACTGATCCCACGTTCAAAGCGAACATTTAAACGGAACTCCGACGATGAACGATATCATCTGTTTATTACTCACGATCCGCTTCAGGTCCACTACCTTCGTGCGGAGTGGTTCTTTGCGATGGCGACATGGCAAGAAGAGATCCGTTACTCCTCGATTGTCAGAATCCCTGTTTACCTTGTCCAGGGACAGAAAGATACGACCGTAGACAGTGACCGTAATATCGAATTTTATAAACAAAAATGCCGCAATCTTCAAGTTTGTATTGTCCCTGAAGCGCGGCACCAGATCTTAAATGAACGAAAAATCCTGAGGAAAGAGGTTCACCGCAGAATCCTTTCGTTTTTGGATCGATTTGATTTGAGATGGCGGACATAA
- a CDS encoding type 1 glutamine amidotransferase domain-containing protein encodes MELKGRKVLTIIEDDFEDSELIYPHYRLQEAGADAIIAGPVAEKVYTGKNGVPVKSDAAFHEIEIREFDALLVPGGWAPDKLRRYDAVLDMVRHMMDHDKVIGQICHAGWVLISADVLKGKKVTSTPGIKHDMINAGAEWIDEPVTVDGKLVSSRRPPDLPDYGRELVKAIK; translated from the coding sequence ATGGAATTAAAAGGCAGGAAAGTGCTGACTATTATAGAGGATGATTTCGAAGATTCAGAACTGATCTATCCTCATTACCGTTTGCAGGAAGCAGGGGCGGACGCTATTATAGCGGGGCCAGTCGCAGAAAAAGTCTACACAGGGAAGAATGGTGTGCCGGTCAAATCCGATGCAGCCTTTCATGAGATTGAGATCAGGGAATTTGATGCGCTGCTTGTGCCGGGCGGCTGGGCGCCGGATAAATTGAGACGTTATGACGCCGTTCTTGATATGGTCCGCCATATGATGGATCATGACAAAGTTATCGGACAAATCTGTCATGCCGGCTGGGTGCTGATCTCTGCGGATGTACTTAAAGGAAAGAAGGTGACAAGTACGCCTGGAATCAAGCATGACATGATCAACGCCGGGGCAGAATGGATTGATGAACCGGTTACTGTTGATGGGAAGCTGGTATCAAGCCGACGACCACCTGATTTGCCTGATTATGGACGCGAGCTTGTAAAAGCTATAAAATAA